The following is a genomic window from Tripterygium wilfordii isolate XIE 37 chromosome 19, ASM1340144v1, whole genome shotgun sequence.
TCACATCTTCTGTGTTTTTTGCTTTTTATGTGCTTCATATACTCTAATCTCATTGATCACTTTTTTTATAGTAAGAGGATTATATTTTGTGTCCAAAGTTAGACAGTAGATGTGAGTTTACTTGAACCGGGAATTGTCTGCGaataattcatgatttgtgatttttttttgtttcactggaAAGTGATTGTAGATGAAAGAACAAGGAGCGGAGTTTAcgaatttctatgcatggagtaTAAAAACAATTTATCTCTGGCCCTTTAGAACTTGTTCTAATATTTTCGATTATATCAGGCTTATGTAATCTGGTTTGTTCTTgtgttgcacccccttggtgccgttaataaaaaaatttctgttcaattttttttgattatatcAAACTTATATAATATGGTTTGTTCTTGGGTTGCAACCCTTTGGTgcctttaataaaaaattttctgttcaaaaaaagaaagttcaATTTATCAAACACACACTTTGATATGCGAAGTGGTGAATTTGTGAGATGTCGACTCAGGACAATTGTCCTGCATAATCTTTTAAGCAAATCAATGATGACTGTTTTTTCAAGTTTGATACTAGATAGCGACCGTTTTATATATCCAGCTATGCAATCATCAAATTGAGTCTTACTCATAAAATGAATGATTGTCTGACATTTATTTGTTGGTGAAGAGTTATAttctgacttttttttttcaagcccACCATTACTAATTGAACGAAAATGAACAATGAGTGATTTTACAGTTGAGCATACAGAAGGAGGAAGCCAAGAAGAAGGACGTTCATATTGAGGAAAATGTTCCAGCACCATCTCCTCGATCCAATTGTACGGTAAGGCTGTATGAATGGTTATTAGCAATATTTACAGATACCATATTAGTGTTTTTACattgttttccttttcaaatTGAGTAACTATTAAATGATTGTGGTGAAAAATTTTGTAGCTAAATGTCAATCCCTTGAAAGAGACTGAACTGATACTTTATGGGGGAGAATTCTACAATGGTAATAAGGTTAGGTTTCAAGATCTTGGGTaggattttgtgtttttattttatttatttttttcaagtaAATGAATTTTTACTCTTAGTATTTAATGTGTGTTTCTTTACCCATGCAGACGTTTGTATACGGTCATCTTTATCGGTATGATGTAGAAAAGCAAGAATGGAAGTTGATATCAAGCCCTAATAGTCCACCTCCTCGTAGTGCTCATCAGGCGGTTGCTTGGAAGAATTATCTCTATATCTTTGGTAACTTGACAAATTTTATCGGATACTGACTATCGCTTTCATGTTTAGCTACTTCGTATtacatatgtatttttttgtgtgtttgtttaAGGTGGTGAGTTTACATCCCCAAATCAGGAGCGATTCCATCATTACAAGGTGCCATATGATTTAGATATTTTGCTGGTCACTGCTCGATTTGTGGTGAAAAATTGAGGGGCTTACTATGGTTTTTGACAATTTGCCCTCGTGATCTGTTaaacttttgaaaattttatctttAAATTACATTGTTGTAGGACTTTTGGATGTTGGATATTAAAACAAATCAATGGGAACAGCTTAATTTTAAAGGCGGCCCAAGTCCCCGTTCAGGTCATCGAATGGTATGATCTGGTTAAATTTCAATGGCATTGAGATGTGGAACTTTGTTTAGATTCTAATGCTGCATTGTCATAAAAACTTATACGTGTCAATTTCACCTATGTATTTTCAtcccttcctctctctctcattgaCTTCTTTCCTGTCTACAATATTTTGGTTCTGCTGCAGGTTTTATACAAGCACaagattattatttttggtggCTTCTATGACACTCTTAGAGAAGTGAGGTTGTTGATAGATCTTTATCCAACACTTTTTAAGGCATATTAACTATTAACTCATGTTTTTTGTGTTCATTGTGATTTGcaaaatttgtttcattttatttccTATTATAGTTGCAAGTTATATCATTCAGAATCTGAGTAACTGTCCTTTGGATGGCCTCTTATTCATGTTATCGTCATGCCTGATATTTTGCTTGAGAGGGGAACTGAAAGAATCATGTTCACTGAGGGGAACTGAAAGAATCATGTTCACTTATATCCTACTGGTTAAAATGATCTTATTTTACTGTGACAGGATGCTTATCTTAGAagcatgtatgtgtgtgtgagatTGTTGCGAGTGTGTGTATTTATTTGTATCAATTCCCGTAGGAATTGTTACCCAACCTAATGGAAGCGAAAACCTGGAATATTGGGGAACTTTTGGCCTTAAAGTAACAGCATTTGGATTTCATATAAGAGATTTGATCCTTCTTAGTCTCATTTGCTTGTGTTTGACGTTTTAGCTACTTAAGTATTGTTCTCAATGTTTGCAGTAAAGTTGTCAATCATGTTATTTGGCTTAAATATGTTTGTTTGTATGAGCAATTGACGTTCTATTAAACCCTGATAAAGAATGAATGAAAAAGATGTTGCTTAAATTTTGTAACAGCATTCTCCTTTAAAATTTGATTGGTGATGATACGTTTTTAATTTGTGTTTCTGCAAACAGATATTATAATGATCTGTACTGTTTTGACCTGGATCAGTTTAAGGTAACATACCTTCATGTGTTTGTTTGGATGGTTTTACAATTCTTGTCTATCACCCCTATGTGCCATGTAACCAAAAATGATGGAATGTTGCATTGTAGTGGCAAGAAATAAAGCCTAAGCCTGGATCCATGTGGCCGAGCGCTCGAAGTGGGTTTCAGCTTTTTGTTCATCAAGATGAGGTCAGAGAACGAAAAAATTCGTCTGTTCGAGCTTATGATATTAGTTTATTCTTCAGTATGGCTCATTCAGTAATTAAAATCTTTTGATCTGTTACCCTCTTTGACATTGCAGATTCTCTTATATGGTGGATATTCAAAAGAGGTTTCATCTGATAAGAACGGGTCTGAGAAAGGAATTGTTCATTCCGACATGTGGTCCCTTGATCCTAGGACTTGGGAATGGAACAAGGTTCATTATGCCTTTCGATTCTTTATTAAATATTGACCCGTGGCCAATAGGGGAAGGATACATGGTTTTGGATGCCTCCCTGTATTTGGGCCATTTCTTGACTTCATGTTTTTTCATAACATTTATTGGTCTACAACTTGAGCAAGTATCCTAGAATGTAATTTATAGTACAAAAGCAAATTTTAGGCATCATCTTTTATGAAATTCTCCTTATGGTTTTGTACCTACTGATAAAACTGTTACAATATCACCTACTGTTTCTTCTGGTAAGAATTTGAGGTGTTGCTTGCAAAGGTTTCACTACTAAATTAGATttaagtttcattttttttttcgtctttAAAGTTTCTGTACTTCCTGAATGAGGAGGCTCTTTATCATTAAAATTAGTGGTTGTCTAAATCTTTATTGATCTGTtgtatttttccttttatatatGAAGTTATTAATCTGTAGTTAGATATGATTAACGTTTCACAAGACTCATTTTTATGCTGTTTTGATTGTGGTCTCATTTTTGACAAATTAATAATTGATTATATCCTCACAAATACTTTTTGCATTATCTTCTCCCGTTTTTATTTTGGTTATTATCTATCCTCAACTTTCCCCTCTGTGTTTCACACTCATTTTATGTGACAGGTAAAGAAAAGTGGGATGCCACCTGGACCTCGTGCTGGGTGTTCCATGTGTGTTCATAAGAAGCGAGCTTTGCTTTTTGGAGGTGTTGTGGATATGGAAGTTGGAGGTTAGTCTGCATGAATTTGTGTGCTCATTACTCACTCTTGTTTCTTCATAGCTGTATCTTCTCAAAATCATGCACGTCTCTGAATCTTGCcttgtttttctcattttcctaTGTAGTATTTACTTTCTTTAAAGTCGCCACTCCCTTTGGCAGCATCTACTAATTCATAACTTAATTTGAAAGCCATATTTCGACCCGGACGTTTTCGGGGGAGAGCTATGACACATTCTCCTTAGAAGGATAGGAAAATGGTGATACAAAAGATCACTAGAGTCGAACTAAGATTAGCAATACCCAGACACTAGAAATATTGTAGTGGAACCGTCAGCCAGAAAGTCAATTAGGGTAGTGAAGATCTGAGAGCATACCAATCCTGATGGGAGCAAGAGTAACAATACAGTTTATAATGCTACAGTACCAGGTGCATTTCCCCAATAAATCCCTATGAATGTTTCTGCCCAATTGTATTTAATTTGACAACTTCTTTTCTCTGTTATTGGTCTGTGTGAAACCAGTAGATTTTCCTAATGATTGACGAGACATTAGAGTGGCCATTGTCTTAATATAGATAGAGATGATAACCAATAATCGGCATTCTCATTCTTCCTTCTTCTGGGAATTTTAATATTCTTTAGGTGTGTAAATGAGTAAATGAATAAcaaataagaaatttttttttataatcattGATAAAACCTGAGAATGAAACTCTTATTTAGGCTCAGCTATAAACTGTTGGAGAGATGGCAATGTATATTGTTATTTTTGTATTCATGTTTTATGGATCATTAATTGGATGGTTTGGGTAATGGTATATCTATCTACTAATAAATATGAGAACCGGTGAATTGAGGACGTTTTCCATATGTATGATGTCTTGTTGTTTTGCATCAGTTTGCTTGATTAGTCAATTTGGATTAACTTGAAATCAAACTAGAGTTCTATCTTAGAAGGTGTAAGGTATTACCAATTGGGGGATCAATACTGATAATCATATGAGTTAATCCATTTAGTACAAGATGCTGAAAAGATGGCAAATAACGACAACGGATGTCAATTTTGGAAATAAGTACATAGAAATTGCATGCAACTAAATTATCATACTAGTTTATACAGCATTTTAATGGTCAAATATGTTCTGTATCCATGATCTTAAATTGTTGGATGCCGCTTCTTGGATTAAGTGACGTTCTTTCATTTTACAGAGTGAGATTCTGATTGGACAAGCTCGTTTATTGCGTTCTAAATTTTATTCGTTCTTTATGTATGGTCAGATGTGAGGTCATACCATCATTTTTTGGTGGCTTTATTGCAGGTGATGCATTAATGAGCTTGTTCTTGAATGAACTTTATGGATTTCAATTGGACAATCAGCGTTGGTGAGTCATGCTGTATCTACGctaaatggtttcttttttcttaatgaTTGTCTGTGTCCATAAGTGGAAATCTACTGTGACTTTAATTTGCTAGCTGCATGGCATtgctgttgtttttcttttatggttttttAGTTCTTTTGAAAGTGATAATGGGTTTCTTGAAAATGATTATTGGTAAAATTAGTAGACTAGATCCTCATGCCCATGCCACCAAGTAACTGTCAGAGAATTCGTAGAGATAGTTTTAGATAATTAAGAACATTTACTAGATGATGCTTATTTGATAGCACTGTGATAAACACCATGTTGTCTTGCATAGATTAGAGGTTATGCAATTCTTTTATATAAATGTGGCAAGGAATGATTGGGAAGTGATTGTGTATGGTTCAGGCATTTGAACAGAAAATCCATTTCTTTATAGGTATCCGTTGGAATTGCGGAAAACAAAGTCAGCAAAAGATAAGGTATGTTATGAAATTGTAGCTAGATGCCTGCTGATTTCTATGTCAATCCATATATTCGATCATCTTCTTTGGGATTTTCCACAGTTTTATGTTCGAATTTTAATTTATACTCTGTATTTCTGCTGGTGACTAGTTATGAGGATGTTCATTTTGGACTTAGTGTTGGTGGGTGTTTTGCAGTTGAAAAAGAATCCTGAACAGAAATCTGATAATTCAGATTTTGAGGTTAAGATAGATCCAGTTGAACCAGTCCATCCTGAAGCGAATGAGGACGACGGTGATGCAGGGTACCATGAAGAAGTTGGGGATATGGACAGCAGTGTTGATGAATTATCTCAGTATCTGGCGAAAAGCTCGACTGTGGATGATCTAGAACTTGCTGGATCTGATCCAAGGCCTCATGGATCCGGTGCTAAATTGGATCTCCAAAATTCTCTGCCTACAGAGGTTTGTCATATAATAACAAAACAGTTGTCTCGCGTAAATTTGTCcaattatttgatttattaacCTCTATATAAATGTTTGAGTCCTTAGATAGTGAAGCCTTGCGGACGTATAAATTCTTGCATGGTTGTCGCTAAAGATACTTTATACATATATGGGGGCATGATGGAGCATAAAGATCAAGAAATTACTCTTGATGATTTGTATTCTCTCAACCTTAGCAAACTCGATGAATGGAAGTGCATCATAGCAGTATGTTGTTCTTCCTTACAAATAAAAATTCATTATATCTTGTCACTTACAATTATTTAGACAGCGGTTTTTTttcgtctttttttttggtaactgtaGCTTGTGAAATGGTAAATTCCGTTTGTGTTATCATGTTTGACTATTTCTCACACGTGCTTCTATGAAATTTGTTTTCTTCAGCTTTTTGTTAGCCTGACTTGCCTTTTCATTTTTATCTTAGGATACTGAATCTGAATGGGTAGAAGCCTCAGAAGAGGAAGATGGggatgaagatgatgacgaGGATGGTAGTGAAGATGAATCTAACAGTGATAACAATGACAGCGATGACGACGATGATGACGATAATGATAACACGGAGGTTCTCAATATTCTCATGCTTTTAGTGATTCTCCATAgcctctctatctctctctctctctccctccccgCGTGCACGGGTGCATCTGTTAATGTGTTTGTGGGTCAAGGAGATCCAACCCTAGACTTTCGCCCTtttattttgtgagattaagTTTATTTTCGCTGTAATTATTtgcttatttcttttcttttcttctttcttatctCTGTCAAACTGGTTTTAGTATATAGAGAATTTTAAAGAGAGATCCAACGCTAGACTTTCGCCCTtttatgttgtgaaattaggttTAAATTGTAACTCTTTgcttatttcttttcttcttttctttcttatctCTGTCAAACTGGTTTTAGTATATAGAGAATTTCAAAGTGATTGAATATCTATCTGCATTGAATTTATTTTAggtatttgatttttcttttattatattGAAATGGATGCAATCTTCTGATGTGGTTTTCACTACAAATTTGGGACATGTTGACTTTATATTTCTGCTCTGTGGACGATTATATGGGTTGGAACACAACCCCTTCCTCCACTTCTTACGGCCAAATTAGTGGCTTTTGCAGTCTTTTGGGTGGGTGTTGGGAAGCATGTTGTGCTTCTGTCTTCACAGTGAAAATTCTGGCATCTGTCTGTGCTTTGATCTTTACTTTGACTCTATAATCATTGAACCTCTTTCAAgttgtataatttttttacCTCGCTCTATGTAGGCCACCGATAATGGTGCCACATCAATCCAGATGGGAGATGCTGTCGCTATGATAAAGGGTGAGGGAAAACCTCTTCGGAGAAAGGAGAAAAGAGCTAGAATAGAGCAGATTAGAGCCAGTCTTGGCCTTTCGGAATCACAAAGAACTCCAATGGTACTTTTTTTATTGCTCTCTGACAATGATTTCAGATCAGAAGAAAACTACTCCTTTCAATATTTTAAATCTTGAGCAAATGGATCTGTTTTAAGGTCCCAAGTTCTCAATTTATCGTACTTGAGTTTTTCTCTCACCTTTTCAAAAAGGTTTTTGAGTTTTTCTCTCAATTATTGAATTATGATTCTCTGCATTTTAACTGCTTGTCGTTTTTTACTTTCTGCTTTCAACTCATGGCTTTCTGTTTCCTTTATAAATTTGAAGCCTGGAGAATCTTTGAGGGATTTTTATAGACGTACAAACCTGTACTGGCAAATGGCAGCTCACGAACATACTCAGCACACCGGCAAGGtctgttgttgttttttgtttctctgtAATAAATTAGTCTTCCACTTCTCATTTCTCTCCCTTCTGTATTCCTTCTATGCTAGCTGATTAATTAAGGGGCATGTTCGGCCCttatgtttcgttagttaatgaCTTATGATTCATAGTGTGAAGTTAATGGGTTTTAATGGTTCATTGAGACTGAAAGTCGAAGTTGAGGTATTTCCGCTTCTTATTGATGGGAAACTGGGAATTAGGCTTCGTAAAGAAATTAACTTGTTATGGTTATCTCCAGGATGGTGATGCCTTGATGGTATCAAAACAGAAGCAGATTTAtctattattttcaaattttaatttcagtTAGATTTGATGATATTTATGCAGCCAAATTTCTATTCCCTCAATCGGTTGCCTCTggcttttattattaatttggtTACTCCTAAACATTGACTGGATATAGGGAAAGAATTCAACGTTTGTCTTCTGAGAGTTGTTTATTGATGCCAATATGTTCTAGGTACTTTTTAGGTAGTGCATAATTTGCTCTTTATGTAATTCGTTAATCAGGCCTTGGTTCAGTGATCATTAATATGAGCAAAGAGACCTAGTCCCTCACATACTTTCTGATTATGTTATATCTTCATCACAGGAGCTTCGCAAGGATGGTTTTGATCTAGCTGAATCTCGTTTCAGGGAGCTTAAACCAATTCTTGATGAGGTATTCTTCTCACTTTGTTCGGTATTTGGTTCACTGGTTGAAGTTATTGGCATTCACATTGTATCAATTCTTAATGTATCTTTATAATTTTTGGCCTGTGTCAGCTGGCCGTATTGGAGGCAGAACAGAAGGCAGAAGAGGAAGAAGGGGCTGAAACTAGTTCAAGAAAGAAGGGTAAGAAGAAAAAGTAAGAATTGGACTGCGCCCATCTTTGAGCTTCACATGAACCAGGAAAAAATAGATTATTTCATTGGTGGTGGTTGTAATATTACAACTGttctatataaatatttattaaggTGAGCATGGTTCCATGCGAGTGTTTGTAATGTATAGGATCTGAAAGATCCCAAGGATCCCAGGCTACTGAATCGGAAAATATTATGACTTATGAGCAGGTACACTCTTATGCGGAATGGTCGGCATTCACCATTGTTGTTGCTAGACACTGTTGTGCCCCATACTAAACTTCTCTATTGCCGTCTTCCCATGCTGTGGTTGCAATATTGCCCCTTGACCTGGTCACTACTGCCAATATGCGAGCTTGTGTGCAGATACGTCTTACTATAATTTCCCCTTTTTGCGCAATGGTCAAGGAAGGGAAGACCATAAGAATGTGGCCTGGCTGGCTAGCTACCTTTATGTGAGTCCATGGTGTGAAAATGGTACATCGACCAACTCTAATAGCCCAAGGTGCAAAGTATGGTCGTAAAATCTTTGAGGTCCCAAGTTGCTTGAAACCCCCTTTCCCAAGCTGATAGCACATAAAGGCCCTTTGCCATCAAAAACCACACCCATTAGTGCCGTCACCGGTAACCAAGAGGAAGAAGTCCGTTTATCAGTTTATGGCTTGAAGAGGGTTATTAAATTGAGATGGTGAAATTAAGTCCCTTTATTAGTTCATGGCTTGAAGAGAGTTGGTGAATTTGATCGTGGTAATTTTTAGCACAAGTGGGAGTGAGTTAAAGTTTCATGGGTGTTTTTATTATCGTAATTTGTGATATGGGTCTTTGTTTAGCTCAAGGTATGCGAATGCTATCTTACATTATCTTCCGAACTGAGTCTTAGTCTAAGTCTAGATTTCAACTTGTTCATAACGTTTGTGGGGTTTATCACCCAGCTGTCCATTGGATAAATGGGTGGGTTCTGTACTTTtatgttaccaaaaaaaagggtTATTGAGGAGTCAACTAGAGTATTGAAATTGGGCCAAAAGGCTTTTGACTGGGCTGGCAGACAAACTCCTTTGAGAGGCAAACGGCTTAGCCCAAAATATTATCGAATGGGCAAATATGGGTGCAATGGTTCGGTTTTGTGGGCTGTGATCCATCCGGATCCTTCAGTTATAGTTTTCTTCTCCATCTGTAGTCTGTAGACTCTGTACTTCGTGTCttcaggaaaaagaaagaaaagagcttTTGCATCCTGTGTCTCAGGGGAAGCAGGAGTACCGGACCTATGAATCTATCGGGGTCAGAGATGAGGAGAGCCACGGCAAtaacttcaattattttcttggttttgcTTTCCCTGCGAGAATCATTTGCCCAGGTACATATATTCAAGCTTGACTAGCATAAGCACTTGGCCAACTGTATCTGAGCTCGGGTGAATTCGAATTCTCGCATGATCTTTTGGGTTTTTCTCTCTGTGTTCTTCTtcaaatattttcctttctgtgttcttcttcgtcttcttttGGGGTTAAAATCCATTTCTGTTAAAGATATGTTTTTTGGGACCAAGTATCATGTTCGATCATATCAAGAACAAACTGATGGCTGAGAATCCGATGTCATCTTAGCTTTGTTAATCTTGAAATTAGCAGGTTTAGTAAATTTGGTGAGTTGATGTATTCTATGAGGAGAGTTTAATTTATTGGCTTTGAAATGCATGAGTGTGAACTTATGCATCTGTACTGTGAAAAATGAAAGTTTTTAGCTACAGATATGATGTATTTCGCCTTCACTGATTTGTTTAGGGCTTCGAAGAACCTGAAGGCACAAGGTAATGCTGGAATTTTGATGTATAAGTTTCAAATTAGTGTGTATATGTCGTAAAATGGCATCACAGCTTGAAATTTTGATGTATTTGAGTTTTATTTTGAGCATGTTTAGAACATTCaagcaagaagaagagcaaACCCCTGAAGTGCATTGCTCGAGAGAAAGAAGTCGAGCAGCTTGGCAAATTATAGAGGAGGTAACTGCTCAGGGTTTGTGAGACAATGAATCCAGtctttgatatttgatattgaTCATTTTGATGACAGTCCTGTGACTTTTTGTATGCATTGCTTTTAGTATTTGATGCCATTTGTGGAAAAAGAGCAGTATCAGATTTCAAGGAAGTGTAGACTGCATCCAGACAATGACTTGTTCAGGGACCAGGAGCAGCACAAGATACACGTTGATGTAAATGAATGGCGTTGTGGATACTGTAAGAAAATCTTCCATGCAGAAAAATTTCTTGATCAGCATTTTGACAACAGGCACTACAATCTTTTGAATGTGGTATGTGGACCTGGTTCCCGTTCCTTTGATAAATATTAACACTTTGTCATCTACGGCGTTGTTTTTGTCTACGTTGGACATCAACATCTCAAAGTAAATGATCTTTGTTTGAATCGAACAACTAGTCTACAAATTTGGATCAGAGTGTTGGCTACATTTGAAATCATATTTTCAATTTCATGATGATATGGTGACACCTATTTATATGCAAAAAATGGCTTACTTGCGTCGcatgacttttctttttttgcttcaGAATGACAGCAAGTGCTTGGCTGATTTATGTGGAGCATTGCACTGTGATTTTGTACCGAATTACAAGTCTACCAAAACAAAATGTAATCCTGCAGCTGTCGAAAGGAACTGCCATCTTTGTGAGGTTGCTTATGACCTTTAtaattgcttgatcttttcaatTCCCACATTTTTCCTCATTTATATTTGCTTCCTGTTTTACAGAGTCTTGCAGATAGCTGTTTCCCCGTTAATCATGGTCCCTCGTCAAGCCGTCTTCACGGTATAtgtaaaaatatatgaaaactaTTCAAACAATTTCCTTCTGTCTTCAGTGTATCTAACACTCAATGGTTGTACAGAGAATTCTTTAACTTATTTACAACAAAATATCACTCACACTGTTGTCAATTCTCTTATGTTGACATTCTCTTGTCTTTTGTAGAGCTGTTTTTGCGGCAATTTTGTGATGCCCATACTTGTtcacaaaagagaaaaatgttTCCTAGAGGAGGCACAGTAAGGCTTAAATTTCTTCTCGATGACGTGTCGAACATGTCCTGGAGTCTTTAGTTTTGAAACTTCTGCTTCACAGTTAAAGTATgtcattcttttttcttttttcccagaAGCAAGCAAGTATATTCTACTTGGCTATATCAATATTGACATTGATGCTGCTACCTCTTTTCtatgttattatttatttgtacCAAAGGTACTGTGACTACTGTCTCTAGCTTTTGAGAATTCCGTTTATCTAAGCTTCAAAAAAAGCATAATTCTATTGTAATATTTGCAGAGAAATGAGAGGAGGAACCCAGGAGCTGAGGCGAATCGCACGAGTTGGAGGAAAAACAAAACCCTCATAGTTGGCGATTGATACATGTTGGTAAGTATATGCCTGTGCAGATATCTTTGTGAGTGTGTTTGTACATGTTTATATGCATATTCCAACATGTGTGTGTTAGAGTTCCAGTCATATACTTGGCTGAAAGGATATTGATGACGAGTTAGGGTTCTAGACATGGCATGATGAAATGTGGAGTCGTGTGACAGTTGCTAATACAGTGGCCAAGGAAAACAAATTGATattttgaaagggaaaaaaagccTTTTTATCTTTCATCCTCATCTTGCATTAAGTGGGAGTTTCATCACATCACCCGGTAGTCCAGGAGGGAAGCTCAATGTATAATATGCTTAAAGATGTTggataattattataattttaattgCCAATGTGGCTTAGAACCCTTCTTATTCTTCTGATGAAGCTTTCCTTTGACAAAGTTACAACTGCCTCTTACGAGCAGGTAATCTAAAATACCCCACAAGAGTCCTTGCTCGAGGTTTTCTTGGATAGATGGCTTTTTGTACTTGAGCTGTGGTTGAGTGGAAATTGTTCTAATCTTTTTGATTGCCTTAATTTCTCGAACGTGTAATTCTGGTTTGTTTTTGGGTTGCACTCCCTTGGTGCCATTGATAAAtcttttctattcaaaaaaaaaaaacaacccccACAAGAGTTT
Proteins encoded in this region:
- the LOC119985999 gene encoding uncharacterized protein LOC119985999 isoform X2, with translation MNLSGSEMRRATAITSIIFLVLLSLRESFAQGFEEPEGTRTFKQEEEQTPEVHCSRERSRAAWQIIEEYLMPFVEKEQYQISRKCRLHPDNDLFRDQEQHKIHVDVNEWRCGYCKKIFHAEKFLDQHFDNRHYNLLNVNDSKCLADLCGALHCDFVPNYKSTKTKCNPAAVERNCHLCESLADSCFPVNHGPSSSRLHELFLRQFCDAHTCSQKRKMFPRGGTKQASIFYLAISILTLMLLPLFYVIIYLYQREMRGGTQELRRIARVGGKTKPS
- the LOC119985999 gene encoding uncharacterized protein LOC119985999 isoform X1, with amino-acid sequence MNLSGSEMRRATAITSIIFLVLLSLRESFAQGFEEPEGTSMFRTFKQEEEQTPEVHCSRERSRAAWQIIEEYLMPFVEKEQYQISRKCRLHPDNDLFRDQEQHKIHVDVNEWRCGYCKKIFHAEKFLDQHFDNRHYNLLNVNDSKCLADLCGALHCDFVPNYKSTKTKCNPAAVERNCHLCESLADSCFPVNHGPSSSRLHELFLRQFCDAHTCSQKRKMFPRGGTKQASIFYLAISILTLMLLPLFYVIIYLYQREMRGGTQELRRIARVGGKTKPS
- the LOC119984976 gene encoding kelch domain-containing protein 4, translating into MGKKTKKPGKGKEKTEKKTAKAEEKKARRESKKLSPEDDIDAILLSIQKEEAKKKDVHIEENVPAPSPRSNCTLNVNPLKETELILYGGEFYNGNKTFVYGHLYRYDVEKQEWKLISSPNSPPPRSAHQAVAWKNYLYIFGGEFTSPNQERFHHYKDFWMLDIKTNQWEQLNFKGGPSPRSGHRMVLYKHKIIIFGGFYDTLREVRYYNDLYCFDLDQFKWQEIKPKPGSMWPSARSGFQLFVHQDEILLYGGYSKEVSSDKNGSEKGIVHSDMWSLDPRTWEWNKVKKSGMPPGPRAGCSMCVHKKRALLFGGVVDMEVGGDALMSLFLNELYGFQLDNQRWYPLELRKTKSAKDKLKKNPEQKSDNSDFEVKIDPVEPVHPEANEDDGDAGYHEEVGDMDSSVDELSQYLAKSSTVDDLELAGSDPRPHGSGAKLDLQNSLPTEIVKPCGRINSCMVVAKDTLYIYGGMMEHKDQEITLDDLYSLNLSKLDEWKCIIADTESEWVEASEEEDGDEDDDEDGSEDESNSDNNDSDDDDDDDNDNTEATDNGATSIQMGDAVAMIKGEGKPLRRKEKRARIEQIRASLGLSESQRTPMPGESLRDFYRRTNLYWQMAAHEHTQHTGKELRKDGFDLAESRFRELKPILDELAVLEAEQKAEEEEGAETSSRKKGKKKK
- the LOC119985999 gene encoding uncharacterized protein LOC119985999 isoform X3, which translates into the protein MFRTFKQEEEQTPEVHCSRERSRAAWQIIEEYLMPFVEKEQYQISRKCRLHPDNDLFRDQEQHKIHVDVNEWRCGYCKKIFHAEKFLDQHFDNRHYNLLNVNDSKCLADLCGALHCDFVPNYKSTKTKCNPAAVERNCHLCESLADSCFPVNHGPSSSRLHELFLRQFCDAHTCSQKRKMFPRGGTKQASIFYLAISILTLMLLPLFYVIIYLYQREMRGGTQELRRIARVGGKTKPS